In Dyadobacter subterraneus, a single genomic region encodes these proteins:
- a CDS encoding 3-keto-disaccharide hydrolase: protein MQKFPHLFFFILLLSFQVNSQSLNTLSAQEKKEGWKLLFDGKDYKGWHAYGAKEVGPAWIVEQGAIKLNVPERAGNKAKGGGDIVIDEAINGDFEFKAEWKVSKYANSGIFFFVKELPQYKNMHDTGLELQVIDDKIYEGAKENTHRASDFFSVANARLREGNPEGEWNQIHFIIQKNKLTVFQNGFMVQEHDLAGADWKQRIANSGLKAAPIAKGSFTGRIGLQDWGSTVWYRNIKLKKL, encoded by the coding sequence ATGCAAAAATTTCCTCACCTCTTTTTCTTCATTCTTCTATTAAGTTTTCAGGTCAATTCTCAAAGTTTAAACACGCTTTCTGCACAAGAGAAAAAAGAGGGCTGGAAACTGCTTTTCGATGGGAAAGATTACAAAGGCTGGCATGCGTATGGCGCCAAGGAAGTTGGTCCGGCATGGATTGTTGAGCAGGGAGCAATTAAACTGAATGTTCCTGAACGTGCAGGAAACAAGGCAAAAGGCGGCGGGGATATTGTAATTGATGAAGCCATAAACGGCGATTTTGAATTTAAAGCTGAGTGGAAAGTCAGTAAATATGCTAATAGCGGTATTTTCTTTTTTGTAAAAGAATTGCCTCAATATAAAAACATGCATGACACAGGGTTGGAACTTCAGGTTATTGACGACAAGATTTATGAAGGCGCCAAGGAAAATACGCACCGCGCCAGCGATTTTTTCAGTGTCGCCAATGCACGTTTAAGAGAAGGAAATCCGGAAGGGGAGTGGAATCAGATTCATTTTATTATTCAGAAAAATAAATTGACAGTTTTCCAGAACGGATTTATGGTTCAGGAACATGACCTTGCAGGAGCCGACTGGAAACAACGTATTGCGAATAGCGGACTAAAAGCTGCACCGATCGCAAAAGGATCTTTCACCGGAAGAATTGGTTTGCAGGATTGGGGGAGTACCGTTTGGTACCGCAACATTAAATTGAAAAAGTTGTAA